One genomic segment of Paenibacillus sp. FSL H8-0332 includes these proteins:
- a CDS encoding beta-ketoacyl synthase N-terminal-like domain-containing protein: protein MEISAQNDDLRDLDIAIIGMDCQVPGADNVMQYWENLCNGTESLTFFTDEELRAAGIPEELLTNPEYRKCGFKINDIEQFDAAFFGFTPREAALMDPQQRILLESSWRLMESAGYQSDQYAGKVGVFVGTGTSKYLLKNIMSSMDLDSTPEIRQIWIGNDVHYASTMISYKLNLKGPSVNVQTACSTSLTAVVLGCQALLNYQCDMAIAGGSSLSLPQDSGYLYIKGEVLAEDGHCRPFDKDCSGSLSGSGVGTVLLKRLEDAVNDRDHISAVIKGAAFNNDGSAKIGYSAPSIEGERNAIKSAQILSEIDEETITYIETHGTATPMGDPIEVQALTEAFSEATDKRNFCALGAVKANIGHLDSAAGTAGLIKTSLMLQKQKLVPCINYKETNPNIDLKNSPFYVNTRLSDWNPDCRVRRAGVSSFGIGGTNVHVVLEEAIDTRKVESHEQFQLLLLSAKTKTAYEEVAGQLLDFVQNNEDIDYRNILYTMNIGRKRLPYRGGLVCNSREDLIHKLGGSLPAVKSPNENEKEIVFLFPGQGVQYVNMTKQLYDTKPIFRHELDKCFEILQKQCNYDLRQLVFADQADARGEETLTETRNTQVALFAVEYCLAKTLMHWGITPKALLGHSVGEYVAACLAGVFSLEDGLRLMVMRGRIIQSLPAGEMLYVNMNEQEAQAYISGKVSLALINSENRVVLAGDSAALQEVVEQITEHREYRILHTSHAFHSYMMQGAVEEMLKVLQTVMFNKPMIPIMSNVTGEWLKPEEAMSADYWIQHMLGTVRFKDASLHLAQNNYKYFIEVGPGKTLSVFMQDNLKDYAECLLFQTVRGVKNTMNDNKFLAEFVKKAWISGLTIDFAKYYEDEVLFRTPLPTYPFERKRHWIEAGKQKAYEAAGSNDWDRELSADSAVEADTIEYNRPDLSVEYEQPDNAIEESIVEILQDIMGITPIGINDNFFELGGHSLMITQVVLRIKELYGIELQLKLFIEAPTVKNVADLVLEELSESLDLDAV, encoded by the coding sequence ATGGAAATATCCGCCCAGAATGATGATCTTAGAGACCTCGATATTGCTATTATCGGGATGGACTGCCAGGTTCCGGGAGCAGATAATGTAATGCAGTATTGGGAGAATCTGTGCAACGGGACGGAGTCGCTTACCTTCTTCACCGATGAGGAGCTTCGGGCAGCAGGGATACCGGAAGAACTGCTCACCAATCCGGAGTACAGAAAGTGCGGCTTCAAAATAAATGATATTGAGCAATTTGATGCGGCGTTCTTTGGCTTCACGCCCAGGGAAGCAGCCCTGATGGACCCGCAGCAAAGAATTCTGCTTGAGAGCTCATGGCGGCTGATGGAAAGTGCCGGGTACCAATCGGACCAGTATGCAGGGAAGGTTGGCGTATTTGTCGGGACGGGAACCAGCAAGTATTTATTGAAGAATATTATGTCCAGTATGGATCTGGATTCCACTCCCGAGATCAGACAAATATGGATTGGAAACGATGTTCATTATGCTTCGACCATGATTTCCTACAAGCTGAATCTGAAGGGACCGAGCGTGAACGTGCAGACTGCATGTTCCACTTCCCTGACCGCCGTAGTTTTGGGCTGTCAGGCTCTGCTGAATTATCAGTGCGATATGGCCATTGCCGGAGGGAGCTCCCTGTCGCTTCCTCAGGATAGCGGTTATCTCTACATCAAAGGAGAGGTTCTTGCGGAAGACGGACATTGCCGGCCGTTTGATAAAGATTGCAGCGGTTCCTTAAGCGGCAGTGGAGTAGGAACCGTGCTGCTGAAAAGATTAGAAGATGCTGTAAACGACCGGGATCATATCAGCGCTGTCATTAAGGGAGCCGCCTTTAACAATGACGGTTCGGCAAAGATTGGTTATTCGGCACCAAGCATTGAAGGTGAACGCAATGCGATCAAGAGCGCCCAGATACTAAGCGAGATAGATGAAGAAACGATTACTTATATTGAGACTCATGGAACAGCGACTCCCATGGGGGACCCCATAGAGGTACAAGCACTTACAGAAGCTTTCTCAGAAGCCACGGACAAGCGGAATTTCTGCGCCCTGGGTGCAGTGAAAGCCAATATTGGACATCTGGATTCTGCAGCAGGTACGGCCGGGTTAATCAAAACCAGTCTGATGCTGCAGAAGCAGAAGCTTGTGCCCTGCATTAATTATAAAGAAACGAATCCCAACATTGATTTGAAGAACTCCCCTTTCTATGTAAATACCCGTCTCAGTGACTGGAACCCGGATTGCCGGGTAAGAAGAGCAGGCGTCAGCTCGTTTGGCATTGGCGGTACCAATGTTCATGTAGTCTTGGAAGAAGCGATCGACACCCGCAAAGTCGAGAGCCATGAGCAATTCCAATTGCTGCTGCTGTCCGCAAAGACAAAGACCGCCTATGAAGAGGTGGCCGGACAACTGCTGGACTTTGTGCAAAATAATGAAGACATTGATTACCGGAATATCCTGTATACGATGAATATCGGAAGAAAGAGACTGCCCTATCGAGGCGGTCTGGTCTGTAACAGCAGAGAAGATCTGATTCATAAATTGGGCGGCAGCCTTCCTGCGGTGAAATCTCCGAATGAGAACGAAAAGGAAATTGTGTTCCTGTTCCCGGGACAAGGCGTGCAGTATGTGAATATGACAAAACAACTGTACGATACGAAGCCTATATTCCGGCATGAGCTGGATAAGTGCTTCGAGATCCTTCAGAAGCAGTGTAACTATGATTTAAGACAGCTTGTCTTTGCAGATCAAGCGGATGCTAGGGGTGAGGAGACGCTCACAGAAACCCGGAATACGCAGGTTGCTCTATTTGCCGTTGAGTACTGCTTGGCCAAGACTTTGATGCATTGGGGAATCACTCCCAAAGCTCTGCTGGGGCATAGTGTCGGAGAGTACGTGGCTGCTTGTCTGGCCGGGGTGTTCTCACTCGAGGATGGGCTTAGATTAATGGTCATGCGGGGCCGGATCATCCAAAGTCTGCCGGCGGGCGAAATGCTGTATGTGAATATGAATGAGCAGGAAGCGCAGGCCTATATTAGCGGGAAGGTCTCACTGGCCTTGATTAATTCTGAGAACCGGGTGGTATTGGCCGGGGATAGCGCAGCGCTGCAGGAAGTGGTCGAACAGATTACAGAGCATCGAGAGTACAGAATTCTTCACACCTCCCATGCTTTTCATTCCTATATGATGCAGGGTGCAGTTGAGGAGATGCTGAAGGTGCTCCAGACGGTGATGTTCAACAAGCCGATGATCCCGATCATGTCCAATGTCACGGGAGAGTGGCTGAAGCCGGAAGAGGCGATGAGTGCTGACTATTGGATACAGCATATGCTGGGCACCGTCAGATTTAAAGATGCTTCACTTCATTTGGCACAGAATAATTATAAATACTTCATCGAAGTGGGTCCGGGAAAAACTCTCTCTGTTTTTATGCAGGATAATTTGAAAGACTACGCGGAGTGCCTATTGTTCCAAACGGTCCGCGGCGTTAAGAATACGATGAATGATAATAAATTTCTGGCGGAGTTCGTAAAGAAGGCCTGGATCAGCGGACTAACCATTGATTTTGCAAAATATTACGAAGATGAAGTCTTATTCAGAACCCCTTTGCCGACATATCCTTTTGAAAGGAAAAGACATTGGATTGAAGCTGGCAAGCAGAAGGCTTATGAAGCGGCTGGAAGCAACGACTGGGATAGGGAGCTTTCAGCAGACAGTGCTGTAGAAGCGGACACGATAGAGTATAACCGGCCGGATTTATCGGTGGAATATGAACAGCCTGACAATGCGATTGAAGAGAGTATAGTGGAAATCCTCCAGGATATTATGGGGATTACGCCGATTGGAATCAACGATAACTTCTTTGAGCTTGGCGGACATTCTCTGATGATCACACAAGTCGTCCTGAGAATAAAGGAACTCTATGGGATTGAATTGCAGTTGAAACTGTTTATCGAAGCACCGACTGTCAAGAATGTAGCTGACCTTGTATTGGAAGAGTTGTCAGAAAGCCTCGATTTGGATGCAGTCTAA